The genomic DNA tattatataataattgcaTGCCTTATGCATGTGTTTGCCAATGTCCAAAATCCTGTATATGATCACTGGCCTTTATTAAGGTAAGGAATTGTATTATCGAATATGTATGATTTCTTTGATCTCGTACACTCATGCAcgaatttacgtggttcggcaacgTGCCTATGTCACATGAGAGTACGgttatattttactattaatgagtcaggatatatatatatatatatatatatatatatatataaccctaattgtacggagatattttgaaaaaccaaaatactATGTACTGCCAACCACTAGTATTTGAATATTACTCTCTATACTTAAGAGAATATGAGCCATTAGTTTCAACAATTAGATATTGAAGCATAGGAATAAAAGGCATCACACAACCAGGGACAGAATCAAGGGGTAAAGAGACCATATATGGCCCCtcaattttaaattgtttccttatatatattttatatatattatacggacgtattttgaaaaaccccaaaatatAGACTTTGTACTGCCAACCACTAGTATTCCAATATTACTCTCTATACTTTAGAGAATATGAGCCATTAGTTCcaacaattaaatattcaaGCATTGGAATAAAAGGCATTACACAACCAGGGACCGAATCAAGGGGTAAGGGGACCATATATGGCCCCtcaattttaaattgtttccttatatatatatatatagagagagagagagagagagagatgctagaatctaataaaaacttcacattttgcccataaaagtccacaTGGCAAGatgttacatattttttttaaagaaaaagacaaaacaaaaacatattgtCACATagacttttatggacaaaatataaaatttttattagattctagcatatatatatatatatatatatatgccaaattTGCTCTTCTAGCTCCACATCATAAGTGGTCTGAGCCACAGCCACATGTCGACCAAATTATTGTATTCCTAATACAAAAGTTCTTTGTCTAGagatgataatatatatattatcatctCTAGACAAAGAACTTTTGTATTAGGAATACAATAATTTGGTCACAATGTGGCTCAGACCACTTATGATGTGGAAGTAGAAGAGCAAATTTGGCTAGAGATAGAAGGTATGTAGATAGTAGGACGGAACACGATTTGCAATTTCAATCTATGCGAATTCAACACGAAGTAAAGGGTTTATAATTGAGAAGTTTGATCCGGTTACTTAAATGAGTTGAATGAagattaacctatataattttatacattcTCCTACATGCCTCAATACGTTTCAAACACGACACGTGATATAATAAGAGTTGgcaattttctatgaaggtccAAGACTCAAGGCCTGATCACCTGCATTTCTCATAAACCAAACAATTTCAATCATGCATTAATATTAGCATGCAACATAAAGAAGGAAACGTACAATACTGTCATCGAAACAATACAGAATTAATGTGTActcaaagcatatatatatatagctctggGATTTTATTCAAATCAATTCTGAATGTCCATGCATATGATCTCTTTCAATCTGTTCAGGGGCACTTGAGCTTGTTCCCATGGGTTTTGAGGCGTGCATAACATGGGCATGCATTCTTGTGGCCGTAGGTGCCAGGTGGAACACAGTGGCATCTCATGCAACAACTCTTGCATGCCCGAGTGCACCTCTTCTTTCTTGATGCCTCCTTGCATCTCCTCGAGCATGCAGAGCTGCAATCTGAATCATCCCCACAAAACAAAAGTTATaatatattcttatattttatttttatcttctctaaAAGTGTTTATGGGTGGCATTTAAAACCACAAAGGGAAGGAGTAGCTAGGGAATGGGTTTAAGTCAATGAAGGTCATGCGATGCATTTTTCGTCCAAGTTAATTATGGGGTGAGAGCAAATACAGTGTCAATTCGAGGGGCCGGGTTATGTTTGTAAATGTGTTTCGGAGagtattttgtttgaaaaattgttttgatgtggcataaaaataaaacccgtTTTTAGAAGTATTTTTTAATGGAGTCTACATTCATATGCCTCCAATTATAAATAGTTTTGGAACAGAGATAACATAATCTAATCTAATGTTGGATCGATATACATAAAATGGAAACTCAAATAGTGCACTACTTATTTGAGTGGATTTTATGCAAAGTTATCGATGTGCTTACATATTTATCATGTAACATCATCTATACCGTAAGATACAACAATATCAAATGACTAAATCTTTATTTCATAAGAAACGGAAAGGATCTTATTCCGTGGCTAGGAGTGCATAAATGCCTATTCAGATTTCAAATCTTGATCTCAACTCtcaaataaagttttcctttaaattgagtttgaataatatatatatatattttaattcaacccattaaactgacatgtgttcaaaatacatatgaagaaaagaaaaaagaaggctccttttattatttgtttttcccaaacaaataataatcattgaaggaaaagacaagaataCCCTTAAACTTCCCTATTAAGGCAATCATATATATGGACAAGCTTTGACTTCACAGTttattttacagaaaaaaatcattacaattagcattagttTTTATCAAGTGAGTTCTGGTTTCGATCCCCAAGAAATATAAAAGGTCTTAAGCTATATAAATCACAATGTGATCAACAACTTACTGATTTTCTTAGGAAGATGATGTTTGCTGTCAGGAGCTATTACATTGCTTCCTTCATCAACCTGAATCCATAAGATAATGTTACAAAAATCTTTCCTATTGAAGACTCAAATATCCAATATTTGCTTCATTGGCTATATAGAGACTCACAGTAGCAAGAGCATTTGCAGCCTTGTTAATGGATGAAGCCTCTGCAAGAGCCTGGAAAAAAGGTTTCAATTATGATAAGATATATAATAATCTTCTACATATTGAAACATTAAAGTATATACCTGTAGGAGGAGGATGGCAATGACAAAGCCTGAGAGGAGCTTCATCTCTTGGGAATTTAGGTAGATATGGGGAAATGATAAGGCTGATGATGAGAGCTTCTGAATGAAAATGGGTGGGGGCAGGAGTGTTAATATATAGGCATCTTTGTTGCCTATTGACCtatatcttttaaaactcacatgCAAAGGTTGGAGCAAATTCACAGGCTTTGTGTTGAGTGCAGAGGAAAATGTTGGAGCAAAAAGGCTAAAACCCTCTTTTGGAAGCTTCtttctctttagttttgttGCCTTTACTCAAGCGTGAGCACAGCTGTTGATGCTTTGGCTGAATGGTGCATGTATATGGACAAGAGAGAAATTATGAGAGGTCCCCCACAGCAGATGGGTATAATGTTTGGCTTGTGATCAACCCAAAAAGGCCTTTGGAAATCGACAAAGACAAGGATCATATGCTTGTCCTTGTCTTTGCTAGACGACCAAAGCATCTTAATTAGTAAGATTTAAGAATTGCCAAAGCCTGTAACCAATACAATACATCAACTTGTGTAACTGAAGAACCCTACAGAAATCCATAGCCTTGGAAACTGTAAGAGCAGGGTACTTTCACTTCTTTTGAGAATGCCAAGGCATATACAATTGAAGAAAAGTCTATTATTAGAATAtgctaattaaatgattaaattcgttatttttattggtttaagCTTTAAGTTTagaataagtgataatttaatatggtattaaagcACATGTCATAAGTTCGAACTTTGACTTTACGTACAGTTTACTCTCCCATGTGGAGTCCTCAAGAGGTAgatcaatcggctaggaccacacctaataaagcggaggtcactagttcgaattcttcTCTCcttcttgtgcagacatgtcaaaaaaaaaaaaaaatctctcccaTGCGGAGGGAATggtaaaatattaatattttaaaagtaaatacAAGGGGGCGGGGAGGGAGATTAAGATccataaaagagaaacaaagaaaagggAAGGGTGGAACAAATCAATAAAGACCCAATTACAACCATTACAATgcaataaaagattaaaaatctTTTAGGGTTATGTTAAATGAATGGTCTGGTCCATTGAATTTTTGGTACACCAACTAAGAAAGTAGCTCCTTGATCGAAATGACGATTTTTTGGAGCTACATCGGTAAACAAACTGAGAACTACATTCAAGAGATGTCAGAAAGGAGCACCACTGTGATGTCTAACGAGGGAGGTACCTAACAAAGAAAGCATTATGGACACCACATCTCGATCTTCAACTAGATCTGGAGGTCTTTGTAGGCAAAATTATGGTACCATCTATGGAAATCTTGTTGGGAAGGAGAACAGAAGTCATGGATTTGTTGTGGGAGACAAAATGGAGCGACATTGTGTGCCGTACACGTGTGCTAGGGCGGTGCGTGGTGTGTAGTGTGTACGCACAGGGGCAAATGGAAGCGACGGCTGATGGGTGCAACAAAGATATTTATATTTATgtaacttatttttattaatacatATGAATGAACTAACGAGTTGAGCTTTATATGAGCCTGGTCACGAACATAGCCGAATTGAGTCGAGTTTTAAATGAATTTGTatcgtttaataatcgagtataattttgtgttaacGAACAAcccatttaataattgagttgaGCTCGAGTCGAGGTTAACCAACCTAACCTTGTTCACGAGTAGTCTTGTTCAATTGTTGAAAATGCTTTAGTAAGCTAATTGTCTGGTGTGACTTAGTATGGCTAGTCTCAATAAATACcatcatattaaatttcaaaatctatTGGACATTAAGTTACGGGAAAAATCTATTTAAATACATAGAGAAAAAAAGCTAGTAGTCTAATTGTCAAAATTGGAAccacataaattaaattgaaatcccGTAAAAACCAAGTgcttgaatttaattttttttctaattttcgtgaccctaaatattaaattaaaatcagaTTAATTAAACCAAAGCAAAGATATCCCGTCAATCCAAAGATaagtaataaataaatccagaaaaatttctaaactgacgtgaaaaaagtttttaaattaaaaaaatgcaattcgcTCTCCCTTGTCTGTCACTCATggtctgccacgtcagtttgaaaaattttttagattcatttatttgactccTTAATATTTTTCCGATCAAAAAGGCTTTTTGGCCCGATCGGGTTGAGCAAGTGCCGCTAAACAAAGCAGGAAACAGCCCAAGCCCGCACCGGTAAATCCAACTGACCCGGAACCACCTGACCCGATTTCTTCCTCAACCCGTCAACTGCAACAATATCACAAAAATTGGAGGTTAATTCAGACGGAAAAGAGCTCGATTCAGCAAATCGTAGGAGCGTCCCAAAATGGGCGATAAAtcgaagaagaataagaagaggaAGACAAAAAAGCACATAGACGACACAGAGACTTCATCATCGTCGTCGTCTCCATCGAGCTTCGACGACGACTCCTCCAAGAGGCGGCACCGGCACCGGCGAAGAAGTGACGATAAAGAGtcgaggagagagaaagagaggaggagagagaaacgaagaaaggagagagagagaaagagaaggaaatcTAGAAGAGATGGAAAGAAGAGTAGGGTTTCCGAGTCCGAATCCGGTTCGTCGAGTGATGAGACTGATTCGGAGCGGGTACAGGCGAAGCCCGACGCGGTTGTGCGAGACTTGTTGAGAGAATTTCCTGGTGTTGGCAATGATTTGATTCaggtttctatttttttggtgGCTAAATTTGACAGGACTAGAATTTAAGCCAAGTTAAATACATTTGTTGGTTTCGTATTAATCATTGTTTATGATATACAGCTATTGCAAATGGTTGATGGTGGGCAAGCTGTTGACATAAAGGGTGTATCTGAGAGGTTTCTGATGAAGCATATAAAGAAGCTTTTCCTTTCATTGGGGCTCAAGGAGAGTGGTGATAGAGTGTTTTTACTAACTTCAAATGCTCGTCCTTGTTTGGAAGTTGTAGGACCTTTAATTCACGCTCATATAGAACCCAAAGAGCAACAAAACGATGCTTCTGTACCGGCAAATGGGGATTTGGAAGCAGTGGAATGCGGACAAGTGATGGATGAGGGTAATGTGGCAGGGCCATGTCCAGAGGATGATGCTACTGCTCCCAGAAGAAGGTAATGATATACCTTGCTATGTGCTTTATTCTCAAGGATCACAAATATGGACCAGTGAATGAGTCATTGAAGGTTCTTGCGCATTTTAATGAGAAACAACCAACTTTTGGAAGATTTAGAATTATACCCATGTGTGCTGTTCTCTGCATTCAGCATTTTTGTTCCCCGTGTTAAAAGTTTGTCTCATGTTACAAGTAACTGCGCATTTTTtcaatatacattatttataaaaaaaaatgttacaagtAAAATAGAAGACAAAGTTTCTAAATGAAGTGCGAAATATTCAGTTTCTGGACTACATTTATTAGTAGTTAGGTAGCTACACtgtgtatattttttttagatgcTGTGACAAACAGAAAGAGGATGTGGGTATGAGTACAATACAGTGTCTGAATTAGGAGCACATGATAAGCGAATCTAATTGTCAGACAGGTTGCCAACAGAAGTGCATGAACTCTggagaaataaatttttaatcctttacaaatattttattaaaagcaaaaagggaaagagaagaaatattCAACCTGAAAAAGGAAAGATAACAAGAATCAGGGATTACTATGATTCAATTTATTCTTGTCAACATCCCCTCTATATTGTGCCTTTGAAGTTCTGATAAAGGTGGTCaagtgcattaaaaaaaaaaggactttcTGATTCAGGGAGAATTTAAAGGGTAGGTGCTTGAATTGGGAGTACACCTTAACATTCTACATGGAATGCCAATTTTATCTGAATTCCTCATGAGTTGGAGTTTATGAGTTTCTTGTGGCCCCCTTGAGGTGATCCTTTAGTGGATCTGATATCTTGGAGGCTGCTTCGTGAGTAACTTTCAGAATCTGTTGTTCATACCCCACACTTCTTAGGTGATCCTTTAGTGGATATGATATCTTGGAGGCTGTTTCGTTAGTAACTTTCAGAATCTGTTATTGATACCCCACACTTCTTTCTCAGATGGCTCAAATGACATCTCCTCCCCCTGTTGGAACAGGGTGGAGAGTGTGGTTGTTGGTATAAAACTCGCTGGATGTTGTGTAACttgccaataaaaaataaataaactttttttcttcttacagGTGTCGTGACACCATCTAGCATATGTTGCATTTAATAACCAGcctaagagaaaaaaaaaattgacacttttaatttttacattttctttacCAGGTTCATATGCTATATACATCACACGCTGCATGCTTTTGTAAATCATTTCAAAACTCTCCAGGATAAATTAAGAAAGTGAGCATACAGAGGTTCCATTAGATCTGGGTGAGCTGATATGACTTGCTTGAGCATCTCCAATCCTTTTGTGAACACACATGAAGCTTTTAGAAGCTTGAACTCCCTAAATTGAAATTTGGCGTAAAGACATTTTAATCATAAAACCTCTGGACTTGAACATAATTAATAACATGATTTAAAGCACCAAGCAGGTACTTGGATGTGGAATACATATGTTACTAACcaagaaaagaatatatatttgttgacAATCATCTatgatttgttaaaaaaatatttaattttattgctCTTGCTTGCTTCTTGCTGCAGAATAATTGGCCCTGAGATGCCATCAGCTGAGTTGCTTGCAGCTGCAGCGAAATTAACAGAAGCGCAAGCTGAGCTCAGGTATTTCCTGGAAAAATTTCAACAGATGCTTTTGATTTATTTGAGGGTACAGTTAGGGATTTTTTGGTGATATATAATTGTGAAATATGTAATGTCAGTGGAGATGACTTGTTATAACAATCTCTGACTAATATTTCCAGGGAAGTTGAGTTGGAGGAAGATACTGAGATTTTTATAGGACCTCCACCACCTGCTATGGTTGCTGAGGCTGCATCAGCAAATGAGGCAGAGAGATTTGAAGAGGTATTCTAATCCTATTCCttttgtgtactagggttgtgcccttttacacttttaatgaatttaaattacttaaaaaaaaaattatttggagtTTTTATGTATGTTGTATAACTTTATGTTAGGGTGCTGATGCTGTTTAGTCATCATAAACTCCTTTCTCATTCcttcttctatttcttcttcctcacaCTTCACTTCTTGTGCTTTTGAATTATGAATGGCAACTAAGGACTTATTGTTAAGTTTTATTATACAAAATCTCTTGacttctccaaaaaaaaaatatcgtaTTAAATAATGGCTATAGGTGATATAAGGTTCGCATGTATCTTGTTTGTTGATCATAACAATTTTTCCAAGTTGTGCTAATTATTACATGAGTGCAATCATTCATAAACTAATTACATTTATCTGATCAGGTCACCAGAATTATGGGGGTTGAGGCTGATTGTCCATATGATGTTGTAGGAGTGAACCTGACTATGTCCGCTGATAATGtaaaaaaaaggtaagtatcctaatttttttttcatctttcaaaTAATGGAACTTAACATGTTCTATGCATCGTTTATGAACTTTAGTCTTTGTATGTATGAGATGCAAATTTGGAAGTTGGGtctgatggttttttttttgtactgagtgtgtgtgtgggtggggGGTGATTTTATTGTCTGAATAATGTTTTGATGCTTGGCTTAACTACATTGGGGAAGGAAGAGGGGAAAGGTTACTGATAGGGTGGTTTTGGGGGAACCAGTGGAAATAGTTAGCCAGTCTGTAGTAAATAAGAAGAGAGGCATGCCAAAACCTTTGAAAGCTGAGATCCAGCATGAAATTGtcacaaaatattatttgttagatAGCTTCCGTAGGCTTATAGATGTTTCTAGCACTTTAAGAGTTCGACAATAAGCGTCTCTGAAGAGGACATGTCTTGGGGGTACCCAGCAAGTAACCACCAGGCTGAAGGAGAAAGACCTCAGTGCGTAGGTCCTACAGTAAAGAAGAAAGTAGTTAATAGTCTCTTTTGCAATCTACTGCCTAAGGGAAGCTAAAAATATTCATCAAATCTactaattaattttcaaaagaaatacatGTTGAAGTGGTCTTATTTgattaaaactttattttgggTTGTACGCTACCACCATCATAGTGTGaatgatgttttatttttggaatcATGCTTTTCTACTTGCAaagttcaaaatttgaaaattagggGGAAAGATTTACATTTTATCACGCTGCAAAGTGAGATGTTATCTGCAAGTCAAAAGAATGGTTTTTTTTCTATGCCATTTGGCTGATGAAAACTAAGATACGGAGACAAGTACCTTCAAGCTGCAATCACCATCTTAACAGATGGATCTAGGTTCTATGTTGTTAGAATTTTGGTAGATCTTTATATGGTTGTGAACTGGTGAGCTTGTGCAtcatgcaattattattatttttttgtctaatgATGGACATGGAAATGATTCAGGTACTGGAAGTTGTCTCTTTTAGTGCACCCAGATAAATGCCCTCATCCTCAGGCTCATCAAGCatttattaaattgaataaagcttttaaagaaTTGCAAGATCCAGATAAGGTGAGTTTCATATGCAACATAGTTAATATGTTGACATTTAAAATGCTTGTATTTGTGCAGTCACTTTTTCTGTTACtctgttttctttatttcattcaCGAAGTTCTGATACAGTTGATTTGGGCATAAATTAAGTATATTTGGATTTCAATTGTCATGTTGCATCTGATTTTGTGGTCACTAGTTATTAATTATAAATGGGGAGACACAATTGTAATCTCAGAGCATATTATGGCTTGAGAGGACAAGCAAAAAGAGATTGTTAAATTTCAGtttaatataaacaaatatatcTTGTCCAGCTGAAgcctaagaaaacaaaagatggTCACCATTTCCAATTATCCCAAATTTCCTCATTGGAATCAAAGTTTTGTATAGCGCATGGTTGTTATTAGCTTTTCTATAGTCAATGCTGGAAAATGACTGAAAGTTAAATGCTTGGCTAATTGATTTCTAACAGACAGATCataatcaaatactttaatGA from Corylus avellana chromosome ca6, CavTom2PMs-1.0 includes the following:
- the LOC132184915 gene encoding gibberellin-regulated protein 9-like; this encodes MKLLSGFVIAILLLQALAEASSINKAANALATVDEGSNVIAPDSKHHLPKKINCSSACSRRCKEASRKKRCTRACKSCCMRCHCVPPGTYGHKNACPCYARLKTHGNKLKCP
- the LOC132185912 gene encoding uncharacterized protein LOC132185912, with product MGDKSKKNKKRKTKKHIDDTETSSSSSSPSSFDDDSSKRRHRHRRRSDDKESRREKERRREKRRKERERKRRKSRRDGKKSRVSESESGSSSDETDSERVQAKPDAVVRDLLREFPGVGNDLIQLLQMVDGGQAVDIKGVSERFLMKHIKKLFLSLGLKESGDRVFLLTSNARPCLEVVGPLIHAHIEPKEQQNDASVPANGDLEAVECGQVMDEGNVAGPCPEDDATAPRRRIIGPEMPSAELLAAAAKLTEAQAELREVELEEDTEIFIGPPPPAMVAEAASANEAERFEEVTRIMGVEADCPYDVVGVNLTMSADNVKKRYWKLSLLVHPDKCPHPQAHQAFIKLNKAFKELQDPDKRKLLDEKIKLKEEQEKFKAELKVMREAAQWRRSQGISMEGDDELLADMDVKVEPIRDEWMTTLPPERKPGMTMQSTQFSRSTKVGRGDTSVWTDTPSDRAQKAKMNYLEAYNEASALASNEEQNKGKSSEAELVDKYNKEKRSKSLLQKHQEEATGRSKKKSKQQPEKEEWVGQHPWKPWDREKDLTAGRKSINLDPENMAQGLTSRFSSGNFQRNFL